The proteins below are encoded in one region of bacterium:
- a CDS encoding zf-HC2 domain-containing protein translates to MEHVLHLIDAALGGELGAAEREALDAHLAACPTCAAAWRGRRAAWDRLDVLAAPVAAAAAESRVWPAV, encoded by the coding sequence ATGGAACACGTGCTCCACCTGATCGACGCGGCCCTCGGCGGCGAACTGGGCGCCGCGGAGCGCGAGGCGCTGGACGCCCACCTGGCCGCCTGCCCGACGTGCGCGGCGGCGTGGCGCGGGAGGCGGGCCGCCTGGGATCGCCTGGATGTCCTCGCCGCTCCGGTGGCCGCGGCGGCGGCGGAGTCCCGGGTCTGGCCGGCCGT
- a CDS encoding sigma-70 family RNA polymerase sigma factor produces the protein MRHDTDDDTLMALVADGEEAAFRLLVQRWETDVRTFLIHMVGSVDEAEDLCQETFVKVFRQAGKYRPQGLFRSWLLRIAGNLARSRLRRRKIIGWVRFDTTTHDTPAPDAGPLAALERDEATRTVRAAVDALPERQKQALVLHRFQGLRYREVAEAMETTVPGVESLIQRALAGLRERLGDADV, from the coding sequence TTGAGGCACGACACCGACGACGACACCCTCATGGCCCTCGTGGCCGACGGCGAGGAGGCGGCTTTCCGCCTCCTCGTCCAGCGGTGGGAGACGGACGTGCGGACCTTCCTGATCCACATGGTCGGATCCGTCGACGAAGCCGAGGACCTCTGCCAGGAGACCTTCGTCAAGGTCTTCCGGCAGGCGGGGAAGTACCGGCCGCAGGGCCTGTTCCGCAGCTGGCTCCTGCGCATCGCCGGCAACCTCGCCCGCAGCCGCCTGCGGCGGCGGAAGATCATCGGCTGGGTGCGCTTCGACACGACCACCCACGACACGCCGGCCCCGGACGCCGGCCCGCTGGCGGCCCTCGAACGGGACGAGGCGACCCGGACGGTCCGGGCGGCGGTCGACGCCCTGCCCGAACGGCAGAAGCAGGCCCTGGTGCTGCATCGCTTCCAGGGGCTGCGGTATCGCGAGGTGGCCGAGGCCATGGAGACCACCGTGCCCGGCGTCGAATCCCTCATCCAGCGGGCCCTGGCCGGCCTGCGCGAACGGCTCGGCGACGCGGATGTCTGA